One Saccharomyces eubayanus strain FM1318 chromosome VIII, whole genome shotgun sequence genomic window carries:
- the NPT1 gene encoding nicotinate phosphoribosyltransferase, translating to MSEPVIESLLDTDMYKVTMHAAVFTYFPDVTVTYKYTNRSSQLSFNKEAINWLKEQFSYLGSLRFTKDEIEYLQKEIPYLPSAYIKYISDSNYKLNPEEHITFTSEEIEGNPSHYSLKILVSGCWKDTILYEIPLLALISEAYFKFVDTDWDYENQLEQATKKAQTLFENEIKFSEFGTRRRRSLKTQDLIMKGIMDAVEANPEKNEKLFLGSSNILFAKKYGVKPIGTVAHEWVMGVASISEDYLHANKNAMDYWINTFGAKNAGLALTDTFGTDDFLKAFYPPYSDAYVGVRQDSGDPVEYTEKIAHHYHDVLKLPRFSKIVCFSDSLNIEKAISYSHAAKKNGMLATFGIGTNFTNDFQRKSDAQVKSEPLNIVIKLLEVNGNHAIKISDNLGKNMGDPATVRRVKQELGYTERGWSGDNEAHRWV from the coding sequence ATGTCAGAGCCAGTGATTGAGTCCCTTTTGGACACGGACATGTACAAGGTTACAATGCATGCCGCAGTCTTCACGTATTTTCCAGATGTTACGGTTACCTATAAATATACGAACCGATCTTCCCAGTTATCTTTCAATAAGGAGGCCATCAATTGGTTGAAAGAACAGTTTTCATACTTAGGCAGCTTGAGATTTACAAAAGACGAAATCGAATATttacaaaaggaaattcCATATCTACCATCGGCTTATATCAAGTATATTAGCGACTCGAACTATAAGTTGAATCCCGAGGAACACATCACTTTCACCtcagaagaaattgaaggcAACCCCTCCCATTAtagtttgaaaattctGGTTAGTGGTTGTTGGAAAGATACCATTCTTTATGAGATTCCGTTATTGGCTTTGATCTCTGAAGCATACTTCAAATTTGTCGATACCGATTGGGACTACGAAAACCAATTAGAACAGGCTACAAAGAAAGCCCAAACCTTgtttgaaaacgaaattaAATTCAGTGAATTTGGTACAAGACGTCGTAGATCATTGAAGACACAAGATTTGATTATGAAAGGAATCATGGATGCTGTGGAAGCAAACCcagaaaagaatgaaaaattatttttgggTAGTTCAAATATCCTTTTTGCCAAAAAGTATGGTGTTAAGCCAATCGGTACTGTGGCTCACGAATGGGTTATGGGGGTTGCCTCCATTAGTGAAGATTATCTGCATGCTAATAAAAACGCCATGGATTATTGGATTAACACATTTGGTGCCAAAAATGCTGGTTTGGCATTAACAGATACTTTTGGCACAGATGATTTCTTGAAGGCATTCTATCCACCATATTCAGATGCCTACGTTGGTGTTAGGCAAGATTCTGGAGACCCAGTCGAATATACTGAAAAGATTGCCCATCATTACCACGACGTATTAAAATTACCtagattttcaaaaattgtttGCTTTTCCGATTCATTAAATATCGAAAAGGCAATCTCTTATTCTCATGcagccaaaaaaaatgggatGCTAGCTACATTTGGTATTGGTACGAATTTCACCAATGATTTTCAGAGAAAATCAGATGCGCAGGTCAAAAGTGAGCCATTAAATATCGTTATCAAACTATTAGAAGTCAACGGTAATCATGCTATTAAAATTTCTGATAACTTGGGTAAGAATATGGGAGATCCAGCTACTGTGAGAAGAGTGAAACAAGAACTAGGGTACACTGAACGAGGTTGGAGTGGTGACAATGAAGCGCACAGATGGGTTTAG
- the RPB10 gene encoding DNA-directed RNA polymerase core subunit RPB10, with the protein MIVPVRCFSCGKVVGDKWESYLNLLQEDELDEGTALSRLGLKRYCCRRMILTHVDLIEKFLRYNPLEKRD; encoded by the coding sequence ATGATTGTCCCAGTTAGATGTTTCTCCTGTGGTAAAGTTGTTGGTGATAAGTGGGAAAGTTACTTGAACTTGTTGCAAGAAGATGAATTGGATGAAGGTACCGCATTGTCAAGATTGGGCTTGAAAAGATACTGTTGCAGAAGAATGATTTTGACCCACGTCGATcttattgaaaagtttctgAGATACAATCCACTAGAAAAGAGAGATTAG